Proteins found in one Paenibacillus wynnii genomic segment:
- a CDS encoding sensor histidine kinase: protein MKSLYVRMCIVFCSVILFSSLFAFLGSNFYYQREVKPLNDAKLTGMALKIQEFSRSHPDSVDDYLSSVASLGYKIYVTNDSGDEQFYGKPFRELDLDEGQIGKVLEGQVYHGVAEFPSKLFITGFFDNELRNSIGVPITMNNESYALFLRPDADIQFGELRIFFAMIIGLTLLFSLWFVMISVLHVVKPITRLTAATKSISKGRYDIKLNTRRSDEIGQLASHFMIMSRELERTNRARQEFVANVSHEIESPLTSIQGFAHSLKDSTLPDEERLQYLSIIEEESRRMSMLSKQLLTLSSLDYDPNLLQISTFDLRTQLRQVAQIMEWKLAEKQLSLRLNLSEISLTGDVNLLYQVWMNLLSNAIKYTPDGGEVAISASITDGSCQVRVSDTGEGINPEELPMIFDRFYKADRARTRENHSTGLGLSIAQKIVLSHSGTIEVKSVKGKGTTFTVSLPAL from the coding sequence ATGAAGTCACTCTATGTACGGATGTGTATTGTTTTTTGCTCAGTCATACTGTTCAGCAGCTTATTCGCCTTTTTGGGCTCTAATTTCTATTATCAGCGGGAAGTGAAGCCTTTAAATGATGCCAAGCTCACTGGAATGGCTCTAAAAATTCAAGAATTCAGTAGGTCCCACCCTGATTCTGTAGATGATTACCTAAGTAGTGTGGCTTCTCTGGGTTATAAAATCTATGTCACGAATGATTCTGGGGACGAGCAATTCTATGGCAAACCCTTTCGAGAGTTGGATTTGGATGAAGGACAGATTGGGAAGGTTCTAGAAGGCCAGGTCTATCATGGCGTTGCTGAATTTCCAAGCAAGTTGTTTATCACCGGTTTTTTTGATAATGAGCTTCGAAATTCGATTGGTGTGCCGATTACGATGAACAATGAGAGCTACGCGTTATTTCTGCGCCCGGATGCCGACATCCAGTTTGGGGAGCTGCGGATCTTTTTTGCGATGATTATCGGGCTCACTCTGCTATTCAGTCTTTGGTTCGTAATGATTAGTGTTCTTCATGTGGTTAAGCCGATCACACGCCTTACGGCAGCTACCAAAAGTATCTCCAAGGGCAGATATGACATTAAGCTGAATACGCGCAGAAGTGATGAAATCGGCCAGCTGGCCTCACACTTTATGATCATGAGTAGGGAATTGGAACGTACCAACAGGGCCAGACAAGAATTTGTCGCTAATGTGTCTCATGAAATTGAATCACCGCTTACTTCTATTCAGGGCTTTGCTCATTCACTAAAAGATTCAACTCTGCCTGATGAGGAAAGATTACAGTACTTATCCATCATTGAAGAGGAAAGCCGCCGAATGTCGATGCTAAGCAAGCAATTACTTACGTTGTCTTCGTTGGACTATGATCCTAATCTACTGCAGATCAGTACCTTCGACTTACGTACACAGCTGCGTCAGGTGGCTCAAATTATGGAATGGAAGCTGGCTGAGAAACAACTCTCTCTGCGGTTGAACCTATCTGAGATTAGCCTTACAGGTGACGTGAACCTCCTATATCAAGTGTGGATGAACCTGTTATCGAATGCGATCAAATATACACCGGATGGCGGCGAGGTTGCGATCTCAGCGAGTATTACAGATGGCAGCTGTCAGGTTCGTGTCTCGGATACCGGTGAGGGCATTAACCCGGAGGAGTTGCCGATGATCTTTGACCGCTTCTATAAAGCGGACCGGGCTCGCACAAGGGAGAACCATAGTACAGGTCTGGGTCTTTCCATTGCTCAAAAAATTGTCCTTTCTCATTCAGGAACGATCGAAGTGAAAAGTGTGAAGGGGAAAGGGACTACATTTACAGTTAGCCTGCCTGCTTTGTAA
- a CDS encoding response regulator transcription factor, with the protein MKKILITDDDVHIRTLLKHVLTREGYLVIEASDGQEAIHKLKESIVDLAVVDVMMPHVNGLELCEHIRSTYDIPIILLTALQQLSDKEQGYLHGTDDYVTKPFEPAELLYRIKALFRRYSVASTDKIRLNRLIIDRKNYEITDGDDILLLPVKEFELLAQLAQYPGRLFTRSELIELVWGADYEGDERTVDVHIKRLRQRFIAYQDDFVIRTVRGIGYKVEMISS; encoded by the coding sequence TTGAAAAAGATATTGATAACCGATGATGATGTTCATATCCGCACCTTATTAAAGCATGTATTAACCAGAGAAGGTTATCTTGTCATCGAAGCCAGCGATGGACAGGAAGCTATACATAAGCTGAAGGAGAGTATTGTGGATTTGGCTGTTGTAGATGTGATGATGCCGCATGTGAATGGTTTAGAGTTATGCGAACATATACGCTCTACCTATGATATTCCGATTATTTTACTTACAGCCTTACAACAATTAAGTGATAAAGAGCAAGGATACTTGCATGGAACGGATGACTATGTCACCAAACCTTTTGAACCGGCAGAGCTCTTGTATCGGATAAAAGCCTTGTTTCGCCGATATTCCGTTGCATCTACTGATAAAATTCGCCTAAACCGGCTGATTATTGACCGTAAGAACTATGAGATTACCGATGGAGATGATATTTTGCTGCTGCCGGTAAAAGAGTTTGAATTATTGGCACAGCTGGCACAGTATCCGGGCAGACTTTTTACCCGCAGTGAATTAATTGAACTGGTGTGGGGAGCCGATTACGAGGGCGATGAACGGACCGTAGATGTACATATCAAACGATTACGTCAGCGATTCATAGCCTATCAGGATGATTTTGTGATTCGTACGGTTCGCGGGATCGGATATAAGGTGGAGATGATCAGCTCATGA
- a CDS encoding voltage-gated chloride channel family protein — MQKWSWALVKTLLKWILLGSGVGILSGTASAFFLISLEHVTDLRMEQPWLLYLLPVGGALVSYLYLKFGKNSAKGNNLILEQINNGNETIPLRMAPLVLFGTLITHLFGGSAGREGTAVQMGGSLAEAFGKMLRVSPMDRRILLICGISGGFGSIFGTPLAGTVFGLEVLAIGLISHEALLPAFVASFVGHLVTTSFWGVSHIQYQVDWVPDISAVVLLKVIFASVLFGLTSILFSELTHALKKGYTYLFHNPMIKSAVGGFVIIGLVYLMGTRDYLGLGIPLIQNSFEEGVSPFAFLWKLIYTSLTLGAGFQGGEVTPLFAIGATLGHSLSGFLHLYAPFLASLGFIAVFCGATNTPIACFLMGIELFGSSGSIYMFIACLISYLVSGHTGIYTSQKIGISKSHWIQVPEGATLGSIKPVKKKKQNP, encoded by the coding sequence ATGCAAAAGTGGAGCTGGGCTTTAGTCAAAACTTTATTGAAGTGGATTCTACTGGGGAGCGGTGTAGGTATATTGTCTGGAACAGCCTCCGCCTTTTTCCTGATCAGTCTGGAGCATGTTACCGACCTGCGAATGGAGCAACCATGGCTGTTGTACCTCTTGCCAGTCGGGGGAGCGTTAGTCAGTTACCTTTACTTGAAGTTCGGAAAGAACAGTGCCAAGGGAAATAACTTAATTCTGGAACAAATCAATAACGGAAATGAGACCATTCCGCTGCGCATGGCCCCTCTAGTTCTATTCGGTACCCTGATCACACATCTGTTCGGTGGTTCTGCCGGGCGGGAAGGGACTGCTGTCCAGATGGGAGGGAGTCTGGCGGAAGCGTTCGGGAAGATGTTGCGAGTGAGTCCGATGGATCGGAGGATTCTTCTGATCTGCGGGATAAGCGGCGGTTTCGGTTCGATCTTCGGTACGCCTCTAGCCGGTACGGTATTTGGTCTAGAGGTTTTGGCTATCGGATTAATCAGTCATGAGGCCTTGTTACCTGCATTTGTGGCAAGCTTTGTAGGCCATTTAGTGACCACATCCTTCTGGGGCGTATCCCATATTCAATATCAAGTCGATTGGGTACCCGACATTTCAGCTGTAGTCCTGCTAAAGGTTATCTTTGCCTCGGTGTTATTTGGACTTACCAGTATTCTTTTCAGTGAATTGACTCATGCGCTTAAGAAAGGCTACACCTATTTATTTCATAATCCGATGATTAAAAGCGCCGTAGGCGGCTTTGTTATTATCGGCTTGGTGTACCTGATGGGTACAAGAGATTATTTAGGCCTCGGGATTCCGCTAATTCAAAATTCGTTCGAAGAGGGTGTCTCCCCTTTTGCTTTTCTATGGAAATTGATCTACACTTCGCTTACACTGGGCGCCGGGTTCCAAGGTGGAGAGGTTACGCCATTGTTTGCTATCGGTGCTACACTCGGACATTCTTTATCCGGCTTTTTGCATTTATACGCTCCATTCTTGGCCTCATTAGGTTTCATTGCCGTATTTTGCGGCGCAACGAACACACCTATCGCCTGTTTTCTGATGGGCATTGAGTTGTTTGGTTCGAGCGGTTCCATCTATATGTTCATTGCCTGCCTAATTAGCTATTTGGTCTCTGGTCACACAGGTATCTATACCTCGCAGAAGATTGGAATATCGAAGTCCCATTGGATTCAAGTGCCGGAAGGGGCGACCCTGGGCAGTATTAAACCCGTTAAGAAAAAGAAGCAAAACCCATAA
- a CDS encoding SHOCT domain-containing protein → MNRKRNVLVAGVLALAVTAGSGVFIVGNVSAAEVVQKTYNHFGGKGALFHKVASSEIATLLGLTVDELKTAQQLGKSLAAIAAEKGVAVQKVIDLQVKAITEALDKRLADGKITQAEYDKLKAEVLTPATSAVNAVFDGSKFKGKDGIGGFGRGGFGHGALLANAEVAKLLGLTAEELKTALTSGKSLATLAGEKNVSVQAITDLIKTQLVTELDKQLAAKTITQAQYDELKAKLTTRVSEFVNNTFTGRSGDKGAGKLDRSGKRGANETTKTAPKATDGTTGTSA, encoded by the coding sequence ATGAATAGGAAACGTAATGTTTTAGTAGCAGGCGTCTTAGCTCTTGCAGTAACTGCTGGTAGCGGAGTTTTCATTGTGGGTAATGTTAGTGCCGCAGAAGTTGTGCAGAAGACATATAACCATTTTGGAGGCAAGGGAGCTCTGTTTCATAAGGTAGCGAGTTCCGAGATTGCGACTTTGCTGGGTTTAACAGTAGATGAACTGAAAACGGCTCAACAATTAGGGAAGTCTCTTGCGGCCATTGCTGCTGAAAAGGGTGTCGCTGTACAGAAGGTGATTGATCTTCAGGTCAAAGCCATTACAGAGGCCTTGGATAAGCGGTTGGCAGACGGCAAGATCACTCAGGCTGAATATGACAAGTTGAAAGCTGAGGTTCTCACTCCAGCGACCAGTGCTGTAAATGCTGTTTTCGATGGTAGTAAATTTAAAGGCAAGGACGGTATAGGCGGTTTCGGTCGTGGAGGTTTCGGACATGGAGCCCTCTTGGCTAATGCAGAGGTTGCAAAGCTGTTGGGCCTTACCGCTGAGGAGTTAAAAACAGCCCTAACCTCCGGTAAATCGCTCGCCACTCTCGCCGGTGAGAAAAATGTATCCGTACAAGCCATTACAGACTTGATCAAGACTCAATTGGTGACCGAGCTGGACAAGCAACTGGCCGCCAAAACGATCACACAGGCTCAATATGATGAGCTTAAAGCAAAACTAACCACCAGAGTCTCCGAATTCGTGAACAATACATTTACGGGAAGATCAGGAGATAAGGGAGCAGGAAAGCTCGACCGTTCAGGAAAAAGAGGTGCTAACGAAACGACCAAGACAGCCCCGAAAGCTACAGATGGAACCACAGGAACATCGGCTTAA
- a CDS encoding metallophosphoesterase has translation MKRLRIMGTASTVLIVLILVNFYIGYHLLVLVQEGLPNISIGWFWSIFMLVAFAYVVGRIPLPRSLKPVGRLFKVIGSYYLACMEFAVIMLPLADIFYGVLRLTGVQHDKYVLETGSTLVVLLIVFLVWGSINAWSSVVRTHSLQIDKSTGHSLPLTIAVASDLHLGNIVGNRHLKRLVKRINEMQPDLILLPGDVLDDSIEPFIRNRMDETLGQLKARYGIYAVLGNHEYYGGSIEQYTKVMDNIGIRVLQDEIVEVAGTYIVGRKDKTADAMETAGRLSVPELLKGIDLARPVIMMDHQPTGFDVAAKAGVDVLLSGHTHRGQIAPNHWITKRLFELDWGYLRKEKLHVVVSSGFGTWGPPIRLASRSEILKLEIMLEGSKKYSDDAAVSGNTILI, from the coding sequence ATGAAAAGACTGCGAATAATGGGTACTGCATCTACGGTTCTGATTGTTCTTATTCTGGTTAATTTCTATATCGGTTATCATCTTTTGGTTCTCGTTCAGGAAGGGTTACCGAATATTTCTATAGGTTGGTTCTGGTCCATATTTATGTTAGTTGCCTTTGCTTATGTCGTGGGTAGAATTCCATTACCCCGCTCGCTAAAGCCCGTAGGCAGATTGTTCAAAGTTATTGGCTCCTATTATTTAGCCTGCATGGAGTTCGCCGTAATCATGCTGCCCTTAGCAGATATTTTCTATGGAGTCCTGCGTCTTACGGGTGTTCAGCATGATAAGTATGTATTAGAAACGGGCAGTACATTGGTAGTATTATTAATTGTTTTCCTCGTGTGGGGATCTATAAATGCATGGAGCAGTGTGGTGCGGACCCATTCTTTACAGATAGATAAATCTACCGGACACAGTCTGCCGCTTACGATTGCGGTTGCATCTGATCTGCACTTGGGTAACATTGTAGGGAATCGGCATTTGAAAAGATTAGTGAAGCGTATAAACGAAATGCAGCCCGATCTGATTCTGCTGCCCGGGGATGTATTGGATGACAGTATTGAACCTTTTATCCGCAATCGGATGGACGAGACGCTTGGACAGTTAAAAGCGAGGTATGGCATTTATGCCGTCCTTGGGAATCATGAGTATTACGGCGGCTCTATTGAGCAGTATACAAAAGTGATGGATAACATAGGCATTCGTGTTCTACAGGATGAGATTGTAGAGGTTGCCGGTACTTATATTGTAGGGAGAAAAGACAAAACTGCAGACGCCATGGAAACAGCAGGTCGACTAAGCGTACCTGAGCTTCTTAAGGGAATTGACCTTGCACGGCCCGTAATCATGATGGATCATCAACCTACGGGTTTTGATGTCGCAGCGAAGGCTGGAGTGGATGTATTGCTATCCGGTCATACTCATCGAGGGCAAATTGCACCCAACCACTGGATTACAAAACGTCTGTTCGAGTTGGATTGGGGTTATCTTCGCAAAGAAAAGCTGCATGTAGTTGTTTCTTCCGGCTTCGGGACCTGGGGCCCGCCGATCCGGCTGGCTAGCCGTTCGGAAATCCTCAAATTGGAGATTATGCTAGAGGGAAGTAAAAAATATAGCGATGACGCAGCGGTATCCGGGAACACCATATTGATCTAA
- a CDS encoding PQQ-binding-like beta-propeller repeat protein, producing the protein MMINSLQFKMKLLLAAAVVIVTLEGGVPVSGVSAEKAVLSKGGSDYNKVEAPLLKPIWSTSVAILDKGSEDLAVTAIAENGKVFALQPSHKIVALNASTGTKLWEFGSELAPLFTYNNGMIYGMTKTGALYAITEAGKKSWTTPISFSSADSVQKIGTTLYVTQSEQLAAVDAATGKLKWKIAEDKNNTIGSTHIMETDDVLIRQYIQQGAITVGLMVAYDARTGKKLWAYSRQNSPLAIKEGLLYSITSLEMLDDDPINRKIKVSVFNLKSGEIKGERLYRWTDSENTDGVFRSGGAYGSAFLDGDDLYVFQGSKLAKYDFWNYKVDAKPIQQWNQGLYDGIYPLNQVYQQRMFYTENRTGTLSALKLMNGQILHFNQGENPVVRTDIYGNTVYTGQSDGLFHAYDLMTMKPIFTVNTGSRDFAPTLKTGGTLVIQTGGKLLAIKLPSYLK; encoded by the coding sequence ATGATGATTAACTCTTTACAATTCAAAATGAAGTTATTACTCGCTGCAGCCGTTGTTATAGTTACATTAGAAGGTGGGGTTCCAGTATCAGGCGTTTCTGCAGAAAAGGCTGTCCTAAGTAAAGGTGGTTCTGATTACAACAAAGTAGAGGCTCCATTGCTAAAGCCAATTTGGTCAACTTCAGTTGCTATATTAGATAAGGGTTCTGAAGATTTGGCGGTTACCGCAATAGCTGAGAACGGCAAAGTTTTTGCTCTGCAGCCAAGCCATAAAATCGTTGCGCTAAATGCTTCAACCGGCACAAAGTTATGGGAATTCGGAAGTGAACTGGCCCCTCTTTTTACCTATAATAACGGGATGATCTATGGAATGACTAAGACCGGAGCATTGTATGCAATTACAGAAGCAGGAAAGAAAAGCTGGACAACCCCTATATCCTTTTCAAGTGCAGATAGTGTTCAAAAAATTGGGACAACCCTCTATGTTACACAATCGGAACAATTAGCCGCTGTTGATGCTGCCACAGGGAAGCTTAAATGGAAGATAGCTGAAGATAAAAATAATACTATTGGCTCAACCCATATCATGGAGACCGATGACGTCCTTATTAGACAATATATCCAACAAGGAGCCATAACCGTAGGATTAATGGTGGCTTATGATGCTCGGACAGGTAAGAAGTTGTGGGCATATTCCCGACAGAATTCCCCCCTTGCCATTAAGGAGGGTCTACTATATTCGATTACAAGCTTGGAGATGCTTGATGATGATCCAATTAACCGCAAAATCAAAGTGTCCGTGTTCAATCTGAAGAGTGGTGAAATTAAGGGTGAACGCTTATACCGCTGGACGGATTCGGAGAATACAGATGGGGTCTTTAGATCAGGTGGTGCTTATGGATCTGCTTTTCTAGATGGTGATGATTTGTATGTATTTCAGGGAAGCAAGTTAGCGAAATATGATTTCTGGAACTATAAGGTAGATGCGAAACCTATCCAACAGTGGAATCAGGGCTTATATGATGGCATATATCCGCTTAATCAAGTCTATCAGCAGCGTATGTTTTACACGGAAAATAGAACAGGTACCTTATCAGCTCTTAAGTTAATGAATGGGCAGATACTACACTTTAACCAGGGGGAGAATCCAGTAGTACGAACGGATATTTACGGAAATACAGTGTACACCGGACAGTCCGATGGTTTATTTCATGCTTACGACCTCATGACCATGAAACCGATATTCACCGTGAATACCGGCTCCCGGGATTTTGCCCCTACTCTGAAAACAGGAGGAACGCTGGTTATTCAGACAGGTGGTAAGCTTTTAGCTATTAAACTGCCCTCTTATCTAAAATAA
- a CDS encoding cation diffusion facilitator family transporter, whose amino-acid sequence METYNNIKQGERGAWLSIIAYIFLSAIKLFVGTISGSQALLADGLNNSTDIVASIAVLAGLKISRRPPDSNHGYGHFRAETIASLVASFIMIIVGLEVLYQGVNKFAQPVHTTPDLISAWTAAACAVVMLAVYRYNLKLARRINSNAMMAVAQDNRSDAMVSIGAFVGIVGSQFGIPWLDPVTATIVGLMICKTAWEIFRKATHDLTDGFDADKLELMKQTVAEVEGVQSIKEIKARIHGNNVLVDTTVLVEHTLNVIESHDITEEIEDQLKQMHQVANVHVHIEPM is encoded by the coding sequence TTGGAAACATACAATAACATCAAACAAGGCGAAAGAGGAGCTTGGCTTAGCATAATAGCATATATTTTTTTATCAGCCATTAAGCTGTTCGTCGGAACGATCTCCGGATCTCAGGCCCTGCTTGCTGACGGTCTTAATAATAGTACGGATATTGTGGCCTCCATAGCGGTTCTGGCAGGTCTCAAAATTTCGAGAAGACCCCCCGATTCCAATCATGGTTATGGACACTTTAGGGCGGAGACCATCGCTTCTTTGGTGGCTTCATTCATTATGATTATTGTAGGCTTAGAGGTACTCTATCAAGGAGTGAACAAGTTCGCTCAGCCTGTACATACAACGCCGGATTTAATCTCAGCTTGGACTGCCGCTGCGTGTGCGGTGGTGATGTTGGCAGTATACAGATATAACCTGAAGCTTGCCCGCAGAATTAACAGCAACGCCATGATGGCTGTTGCTCAAGACAACCGTTCGGATGCAATGGTAAGTATCGGTGCATTTGTAGGGATCGTAGGTTCACAATTTGGAATTCCCTGGCTTGATCCGGTTACGGCTACGATTGTCGGGTTAATGATTTGCAAAACAGCCTGGGAGATATTCCGTAAGGCTACACACGATCTAACGGATGGCTTTGATGCGGATAAGCTTGAGCTTATGAAGCAAACCGTTGCAGAAGTTGAGGGTGTTCAATCCATTAAAGAAATTAAAGCCCGTATTCATGGCAACAATGTATTAGTTGATACAACGGTGCTAGTGGAACATACTCTAAATGTTATTGAAAGCCATGACATTACTGAAGAAATTGAAGACCAATTGAAGCAGATGCATCAGGTTGCCAATGTTCATGTGCATATTGAACCGATGTGA
- a CDS encoding ferritin codes for MKDGLVNALNEQMNFEFYSAHVYLAMAAYCSSESLDGFANFYLVQAEEERFHAMKIYKFLNDRSFRATLAALPEPKNEYDSMLDAFEHAFAHEQQNTKKFYHLADLALDEREHATIHFLKWFIEEQVEEEALFSNIIQKLKRIDKDSNAFYMLDAEFASRSFTVPTE; via the coding sequence ATGAAAGACGGATTAGTGAACGCTCTTAATGAACAGATGAACTTTGAGTTTTATTCAGCACATGTGTACCTGGCGATGGCAGCTTATTGTTCCAGTGAGAGTCTGGACGGATTCGCGAATTTCTACCTAGTACAGGCAGAAGAGGAACGTTTTCACGCTATGAAAATATATAAATTCCTCAATGATCGCAGCTTCCGTGCCACATTGGCTGCATTGCCGGAACCCAAAAATGAGTATGATTCCATGCTGGATGCCTTTGAACACGCATTTGCACATGAACAGCAGAATACGAAGAAGTTCTATCATTTGGCTGACTTGGCCTTGGACGAACGCGAGCATGCAACGATTCATTTCCTGAAGTGGTTTATCGAAGAGCAAGTGGAAGAAGAAGCCCTTTTCAGTAATATCATTCAGAAGCTAAAACGAATTGATAAAGATAGCAACGCCTTTTATATGTTGGATGCAGAGTTTGCATCTCGTTCATTTACTGTCCCAACGGAATAA
- the nagZ gene encoding beta-N-acetylhexosaminidase → MKIRKAHLLALLLCGTLTLSGCGDNGNAQANTSSPTQQPPSPKPSVPTNAPDSTESPRPTEENSIAAQIANMTLDEKIGQMLLVGIEGTTLDESARRMISEDKVGGIILYADNISNLQGMVKLINNLKKINVENSIPLFVSVDQEGGKVSRMPKEFVSIPSNKKVGDTNNAKLAYTMGELLGRELTLTGFNMDFAPVLDINSNSQNPIIGDRSFGSSASRVTKMGLAEIKGLRSEKMIPVVKHYPGHGDTSVDSHLELPVVNKTARQLAELEWIPFQAAIKDKVEAVMVAHILFPKLDPDKPASLSKVIIGEQLRGDMGYEGVVITDDLTMGAIVKHFNLGTAAVDTIKAGSDILLIAHGYDNEKLVFNKIKQSVKNGTISEARINESVQRILTLKSNYHLSDKETVPAPDLTALNQDIRAWRQQVEK, encoded by the coding sequence ATGAAGATAAGAAAAGCTCACCTGCTTGCTCTACTTTTGTGTGGCACTTTAACCTTAAGCGGGTGTGGGGATAACGGCAATGCACAAGCCAATACGAGTTCTCCCACTCAGCAGCCTCCCTCACCGAAACCATCTGTGCCCACTAATGCCCCTGACAGCACTGAATCCCCGCGTCCAACGGAGGAAAACTCTATCGCAGCACAGATTGCCAATATGACGCTGGATGAGAAAATAGGACAAATGTTGTTGGTTGGTATTGAAGGAACCACGCTGGATGAGTCTGCTAGAAGGATGATCTCCGAAGACAAGGTCGGCGGCATCATACTATATGCGGATAATATCTCTAACCTCCAAGGAATGGTAAAGCTAATTAATAATCTTAAAAAAATAAATGTAGAGAATTCGATTCCCCTGTTTGTTAGTGTCGATCAGGAGGGTGGAAAAGTTAGTCGTATGCCAAAAGAGTTCGTCTCTATCCCTTCTAATAAAAAGGTAGGCGACACCAATAACGCCAAATTGGCCTATACGATGGGTGAACTACTGGGAAGAGAGCTGACCCTTACAGGGTTTAATATGGATTTTGCCCCGGTGCTTGATATTAACAGTAATTCACAGAATCCCATTATCGGTGATCGGTCTTTCGGAAGCTCCGCTTCTAGAGTTACTAAGATGGGTCTGGCCGAAATTAAGGGTTTGCGCAGCGAAAAGATGATCCCAGTGGTCAAGCATTATCCAGGACATGGAGATACCTCGGTAGACTCACATCTTGAACTCCCTGTCGTGAATAAAACAGCCCGGCAGCTGGCCGAATTGGAATGGATTCCATTTCAGGCAGCGATTAAGGATAAGGTGGAAGCAGTAATGGTCGCCCATATTCTGTTTCCGAAGCTTGATCCTGACAAACCAGCATCCCTCTCCAAAGTAATTATAGGAGAACAGCTGCGTGGAGATATGGGGTATGAAGGCGTAGTAATTACGGATGATTTGACTATGGGTGCGATTGTTAAGCATTTTAATTTGGGTACCGCTGCAGTTGATACTATAAAAGCTGGCAGTGATATTCTACTGATCGCCCACGGGTATGATAACGAGAAGCTTGTATTTAATAAAATCAAACAAAGCGTAAAGAATGGAACGATCTCGGAGGCAAGGATTAATGAAAGTGTTCAACGTATTCTAACTTTAAAGAGCAATTATCATTTAAGCGACAAAGAGACCGTTCCTGCTCCAGATCTGACGGCACTTAATCAGGATATTCGGGCTTGGCGTCAGCAGGTGGAGAAGTAA
- a CDS encoding helix-turn-helix transcriptional regulator, with amino-acid sequence MKKQWVLPTPSFNKYVCYPEFLGHYTDFPQHTERRGEGFLNSYNLHLIFGGEGYVFHDGERIQMGKGRGFIYPRGAYQQYGSDPSEPWDVRWIHFKTEISLPLLEEVDQSRGSFFTFDLGTGLESIFDEMYRLSANYETHSEPRLSALLYEVLGTLLQNSEPLHGSVPMEVRRSIRSAADVIHGACERPWTLDSMARLSGYSNYHFLRLFRVIMGKTPNRFLTDCRLARAKLLLVSSELSVAQIAQGAGFSQSSYFIKVFKEVEGMPPNQYRRAFGS; translated from the coding sequence TTGAAAAAGCAATGGGTCTTGCCAACACCATCTTTTAATAAATATGTATGTTATCCTGAGTTCCTTGGGCATTATACTGATTTTCCGCAGCATACGGAACGAAGAGGCGAGGGATTCCTGAACAGCTACAATTTGCATTTAATATTTGGCGGAGAAGGTTATGTTTTTCATGACGGTGAAAGGATTCAAATGGGAAAAGGGAGAGGATTTATATACCCGCGGGGTGCCTATCAGCAATACGGTTCCGACCCTAGCGAGCCTTGGGATGTCCGATGGATACATTTTAAGACCGAAATATCATTACCTTTGTTGGAAGAGGTCGATCAATCAAGGGGAAGTTTTTTTACCTTTGATCTGGGTACAGGACTGGAGTCGATATTCGATGAGATGTACCGATTGAGTGCTAATTATGAGACCCACAGCGAACCAAGGTTATCAGCGCTGTTATATGAGGTCCTGGGAACCCTTTTGCAGAACTCTGAGCCGCTTCACGGCTCTGTTCCTATGGAAGTAAGAAGATCCATACGTAGTGCTGCGGACGTCATTCATGGAGCATGTGAAAGACCTTGGACACTGGATTCCATGGCCCGACTGTCGGGATATAGCAACTACCACTTTCTGAGGTTGTTCCGAGTGATCATGGGAAAGACGCCGAACCGATTTCTGACCGATTGCAGGCTCGCTAGAGCCAAACTTCTGCTGGTCTCCAGCGAGTTATCGGTGGCACAAATCGCGCAGGGCGCTGGCTTTAGCCAATCCAGTTATTTCATCAAAGTCTTCAAAGAGGTTGAAGGGATGCCGCCGAATCAATATCGTAGAGCCTTCGGATCATAA